In the genome of Labrus mixtus chromosome 21, fLabMix1.1, whole genome shotgun sequence, one region contains:
- the si:ch1073-416j23.1 gene encoding rac GTPase-activating protein 1 isoform X2 encodes MGESWLSGGESRLIVEELLALCLQRINMEENSIYMEREMVEVLKNFETVRKRWFHADLEMKKYKELLVKSDVAKAALEVKLKHARNQLDVEMKKRFKIEGDYQYLRQMQLMCDILVHDSKSSAVLNDEQKSLLATFEHKGGNTTLHRSSKRLSVIDESSFLSHSDISYDRTDDDVDLDTTVIKPLRSRAREKRRSSIGPLLGCPVGKRGRGGNISSELLERKTVEKEVETIVKAAVTSPETRDQIHMVQGITQETPENPTQTVIQECALSPGGVGDQTSVWFPDETTVEPESEAHSDDRSSYIFRSEKTSKHVFLSKTVIRPETCTPCGKRIRFGKMAVKCRNCRVVSHPECKHKFSDGCFDAATTRSTAQQNTLEGFAPLNHPRVPQLVVECVAEIERRGLEERGLYRVPGGERLVKELRDRFIQGKTPLMLCKVSDVHGICGLLKDFLRKLKEPLITFRLHRTFMEAAEVTNEEKSIAVMYQALAKLPKANRDTLAFLMLHLHKVMRSPPCQMDQNNLARVFGPTMVGHGMSEPSPTTIMRDTNTQPKVICRLLSLPEAYWRRVLSDHNSSSTTAAYSQDGGHGRLFKPVTSPELSSYYKNATYGSLRGRVRNASNVPTSSRADPGRRFFTSPS; translated from the exons ATGGGGGAGTCTTGGCTCAGCGGGGGGGAGTCTCGGCTCATCGTGGAGGAGCTCCTCGCTCTTTGTCTCCAGAGGATCAACATGGAGGAGAACTCGATCTACATGGAGAGAG agATGGTGGAGGTGCTGAAGAACTTTGAGACGGTGAGGAAACGCTGGTTTCACGCTGACCTGGAGATGAAGAAGTACAAAGAGCTGCTGGTGAAGTCGGACGTGGCCAAAGCTGCTCTGGAGGTGAAACTGAAGCACGCCAGAAACCAGCTCGACGTGGAGATGAAGAAACGCTTCAAGATTGAGGGAGACTACCAGTACCTG AGGCAGATGCAGCTCATGTGCGACATCCTCGTCCACGACAGCAAATCGAGCGCCGTGCTGAACGACGAACAGAAATCTCTGCTCGCCACGTTTGAACACAAAGGAGGAAACACGACGCTGCACCGCAGCAGCAAACG GTTGTCGGTGATCGATGAGTCGTCCTTCCtgtctcactctgacatcagcTACGACCGCACAGACGACGACGTG gatcTGGATACAACAGTGATTAAACCTCTGAGATCTCGAGccagagagaaaaga cgcTCGTCGATTGGTCCTCTTCTCGGCTGTCCGGTCGGGAAGCGAGGGCGAGGTGGGAACATTTCTTCTGAGCTGCTGGAGAGAAAAACTGTGGAGAAG GAGGTGGAGACGATAGTGAAAGCGGCTGTGACCTCTCCAGAGACCAGGGATCAGATCCACATGGTGCAGGGAATCACACAGGAGACACCAGAGAACCCGACCCAGACCGTCATCCAGGAGTGTGCACTTTCTCCTGGGGGAGTTGGAG aCCAAACGTCTGTGTGGTTTCCCGATGAGACGACGGTCGAGCCTGAAAGTGAAGCCCACTCAGACGACAGATCATCGTACATCTTCAGATCTGAGAAAACCTCCAAACACGTCTTCCTGTCTAAAACG GTGATCCGGCCTGAGACCTGCACGCCGTGTGGAAAGAGGATCCGCTTTGGGAAGATGGCGGTGAAGTGTCGAAACTGCCGCGTGGTCTCTCATCCAGAGTGCAAACACAAATTTAGCGACGGTTGTTTTGACGCTGCTACGACTAGGAGTACAGCTCAACAG AACACGTTGGAGGGTTTCGCTCCCCTCAATCATCCCAGAGTTCCTCAGCTGGTGGTGGAGTGTGTGGCTGAGATCGAGAGGAGGGGGCTGGAAGAG AGGGGGCTTTACCGGGTTCCTGGGGGGGAACGTCTGGTGAAGGAGCTCAGGGACAGGTTCATTCAGGGGAAAACGCCGCTCATGCTCTGTAAGGTCTCGGACGTTCACGGGATCTGTGGCCTTCTGAAGGACTTTCTGAGGAAACTGAAGGAACCTCTGATCACCTTCAGGCTGCACAGAACCTTCATGGAGGCTGCAG AGGTGACTAATGAAGAGAAGAGCATCGCCGTCATGTATCAGGCCCTCGCCAAGCTGCCGAAGGCCAACAGAGACACGCTGGCCTTCCTCATGCTTCATCTACACAA ggtgATGAGGAGTCCTCCGTGTCAGATGGATCAGAATAACTTGGCCCGAGTTTTTGGTCCAACCATGGTGGGACACGGGATGTCTGAGCCGTCTCCGACGACCATCATGAGAGACACCAACACTCAGCCCAAG GTGATTTGTCGCTTGTTGTCCCTCCCTGAAGCCTACTGGAGGCGTGTCCTGTCGGATCATAACTCGTCCTCGACCACGGCGGCGTACAGTCAGGATGGTGGACACG GCCGGTTGTTCAAACCGGTGACGTCTCCGGAGTTGAGCAGCTACTATAAAAACGCCACTTATGGATCTCTGAGAGGTCGGGTCAGGAACGCCTCCAATGTTCCCACCAGCAG TCGAGCAGATCCGGGGAGGAGGTTCTTCACGTCACCCAGCTGA
- the si:ch1073-416j23.1 gene encoding rac GTPase-activating protein 1 isoform X1 produces the protein MGESWLSGGESRLIVEELLALCLQRINMEENSIYMEREMVEVLKNFETVRKRWFHADLEMKKYKELLVKSDVAKAALEVKLKHARNQLDVEMKKRFKIEGDYQYLQRQMQLMCDILVHDSKSSAVLNDEQKSLLATFEHKGGNTTLHRSSKRLSVIDESSFLSHSDISYDRTDDDVDLDTTVIKPLRSRAREKRRSSIGPLLGCPVGKRGRGGNISSELLERKTVEKEVETIVKAAVTSPETRDQIHMVQGITQETPENPTQTVIQECALSPGGVGDQTSVWFPDETTVEPESEAHSDDRSSYIFRSEKTSKHVFLSKTVIRPETCTPCGKRIRFGKMAVKCRNCRVVSHPECKHKFSDGCFDAATTRSTAQQNTLEGFAPLNHPRVPQLVVECVAEIERRGLEERGLYRVPGGERLVKELRDRFIQGKTPLMLCKVSDVHGICGLLKDFLRKLKEPLITFRLHRTFMEAAEVTNEEKSIAVMYQALAKLPKANRDTLAFLMLHLHKVMRSPPCQMDQNNLARVFGPTMVGHGMSEPSPTTIMRDTNTQPKVICRLLSLPEAYWRRVLSDHNSSSTTAAYSQDGGHGRLFKPVTSPELSSYYKNATYGSLRGRVRNASNVPTSSRADPGRRFFTSPS, from the exons ATGGGGGAGTCTTGGCTCAGCGGGGGGGAGTCTCGGCTCATCGTGGAGGAGCTCCTCGCTCTTTGTCTCCAGAGGATCAACATGGAGGAGAACTCGATCTACATGGAGAGAG agATGGTGGAGGTGCTGAAGAACTTTGAGACGGTGAGGAAACGCTGGTTTCACGCTGACCTGGAGATGAAGAAGTACAAAGAGCTGCTGGTGAAGTCGGACGTGGCCAAAGCTGCTCTGGAGGTGAAACTGAAGCACGCCAGAAACCAGCTCGACGTGGAGATGAAGAAACGCTTCAAGATTGAGGGAGACTACCAGTACCTG CAGAGGCAGATGCAGCTCATGTGCGACATCCTCGTCCACGACAGCAAATCGAGCGCCGTGCTGAACGACGAACAGAAATCTCTGCTCGCCACGTTTGAACACAAAGGAGGAAACACGACGCTGCACCGCAGCAGCAAACG GTTGTCGGTGATCGATGAGTCGTCCTTCCtgtctcactctgacatcagcTACGACCGCACAGACGACGACGTG gatcTGGATACAACAGTGATTAAACCTCTGAGATCTCGAGccagagagaaaaga cgcTCGTCGATTGGTCCTCTTCTCGGCTGTCCGGTCGGGAAGCGAGGGCGAGGTGGGAACATTTCTTCTGAGCTGCTGGAGAGAAAAACTGTGGAGAAG GAGGTGGAGACGATAGTGAAAGCGGCTGTGACCTCTCCAGAGACCAGGGATCAGATCCACATGGTGCAGGGAATCACACAGGAGACACCAGAGAACCCGACCCAGACCGTCATCCAGGAGTGTGCACTTTCTCCTGGGGGAGTTGGAG aCCAAACGTCTGTGTGGTTTCCCGATGAGACGACGGTCGAGCCTGAAAGTGAAGCCCACTCAGACGACAGATCATCGTACATCTTCAGATCTGAGAAAACCTCCAAACACGTCTTCCTGTCTAAAACG GTGATCCGGCCTGAGACCTGCACGCCGTGTGGAAAGAGGATCCGCTTTGGGAAGATGGCGGTGAAGTGTCGAAACTGCCGCGTGGTCTCTCATCCAGAGTGCAAACACAAATTTAGCGACGGTTGTTTTGACGCTGCTACGACTAGGAGTACAGCTCAACAG AACACGTTGGAGGGTTTCGCTCCCCTCAATCATCCCAGAGTTCCTCAGCTGGTGGTGGAGTGTGTGGCTGAGATCGAGAGGAGGGGGCTGGAAGAG AGGGGGCTTTACCGGGTTCCTGGGGGGGAACGTCTGGTGAAGGAGCTCAGGGACAGGTTCATTCAGGGGAAAACGCCGCTCATGCTCTGTAAGGTCTCGGACGTTCACGGGATCTGTGGCCTTCTGAAGGACTTTCTGAGGAAACTGAAGGAACCTCTGATCACCTTCAGGCTGCACAGAACCTTCATGGAGGCTGCAG AGGTGACTAATGAAGAGAAGAGCATCGCCGTCATGTATCAGGCCCTCGCCAAGCTGCCGAAGGCCAACAGAGACACGCTGGCCTTCCTCATGCTTCATCTACACAA ggtgATGAGGAGTCCTCCGTGTCAGATGGATCAGAATAACTTGGCCCGAGTTTTTGGTCCAACCATGGTGGGACACGGGATGTCTGAGCCGTCTCCGACGACCATCATGAGAGACACCAACACTCAGCCCAAG GTGATTTGTCGCTTGTTGTCCCTCCCTGAAGCCTACTGGAGGCGTGTCCTGTCGGATCATAACTCGTCCTCGACCACGGCGGCGTACAGTCAGGATGGTGGACACG GCCGGTTGTTCAAACCGGTGACGTCTCCGGAGTTGAGCAGCTACTATAAAAACGCCACTTATGGATCTCTGAGAGGTCGGGTCAGGAACGCCTCCAATGTTCCCACCAGCAG TCGAGCAGATCCGGGGAGGAGGTTCTTCACGTCACCCAGCTGA
- the si:ch1073-416j23.1 gene encoding rac GTPase-activating protein 1 isoform X3: MVEVLKNFETVRKRWFHADLEMKKYKELLVKSDVAKAALEVKLKHARNQLDVEMKKRFKIEGDYQYLQRQMQLMCDILVHDSKSSAVLNDEQKSLLATFEHKGGNTTLHRSSKRLSVIDESSFLSHSDISYDRTDDDVDLDTTVIKPLRSRAREKRRSSIGPLLGCPVGKRGRGGNISSELLERKTVEKEVETIVKAAVTSPETRDQIHMVQGITQETPENPTQTVIQECALSPGGVGDQTSVWFPDETTVEPESEAHSDDRSSYIFRSEKTSKHVFLSKTVIRPETCTPCGKRIRFGKMAVKCRNCRVVSHPECKHKFSDGCFDAATTRSTAQQNTLEGFAPLNHPRVPQLVVECVAEIERRGLEERGLYRVPGGERLVKELRDRFIQGKTPLMLCKVSDVHGICGLLKDFLRKLKEPLITFRLHRTFMEAAEVTNEEKSIAVMYQALAKLPKANRDTLAFLMLHLHKVMRSPPCQMDQNNLARVFGPTMVGHGMSEPSPTTIMRDTNTQPKVICRLLSLPEAYWRRVLSDHNSSSTTAAYSQDGGHGRLFKPVTSPELSSYYKNATYGSLRGRVRNASNVPTSSRADPGRRFFTSPS, encoded by the exons ATGGTGGAGGTGCTGAAGAACTTTGAGACGGTGAGGAAACGCTGGTTTCACGCTGACCTGGAGATGAAGAAGTACAAAGAGCTGCTGGTGAAGTCGGACGTGGCCAAAGCTGCTCTGGAGGTGAAACTGAAGCACGCCAGAAACCAGCTCGACGTGGAGATGAAGAAACGCTTCAAGATTGAGGGAGACTACCAGTACCTG CAGAGGCAGATGCAGCTCATGTGCGACATCCTCGTCCACGACAGCAAATCGAGCGCCGTGCTGAACGACGAACAGAAATCTCTGCTCGCCACGTTTGAACACAAAGGAGGAAACACGACGCTGCACCGCAGCAGCAAACG GTTGTCGGTGATCGATGAGTCGTCCTTCCtgtctcactctgacatcagcTACGACCGCACAGACGACGACGTG gatcTGGATACAACAGTGATTAAACCTCTGAGATCTCGAGccagagagaaaaga cgcTCGTCGATTGGTCCTCTTCTCGGCTGTCCGGTCGGGAAGCGAGGGCGAGGTGGGAACATTTCTTCTGAGCTGCTGGAGAGAAAAACTGTGGAGAAG GAGGTGGAGACGATAGTGAAAGCGGCTGTGACCTCTCCAGAGACCAGGGATCAGATCCACATGGTGCAGGGAATCACACAGGAGACACCAGAGAACCCGACCCAGACCGTCATCCAGGAGTGTGCACTTTCTCCTGGGGGAGTTGGAG aCCAAACGTCTGTGTGGTTTCCCGATGAGACGACGGTCGAGCCTGAAAGTGAAGCCCACTCAGACGACAGATCATCGTACATCTTCAGATCTGAGAAAACCTCCAAACACGTCTTCCTGTCTAAAACG GTGATCCGGCCTGAGACCTGCACGCCGTGTGGAAAGAGGATCCGCTTTGGGAAGATGGCGGTGAAGTGTCGAAACTGCCGCGTGGTCTCTCATCCAGAGTGCAAACACAAATTTAGCGACGGTTGTTTTGACGCTGCTACGACTAGGAGTACAGCTCAACAG AACACGTTGGAGGGTTTCGCTCCCCTCAATCATCCCAGAGTTCCTCAGCTGGTGGTGGAGTGTGTGGCTGAGATCGAGAGGAGGGGGCTGGAAGAG AGGGGGCTTTACCGGGTTCCTGGGGGGGAACGTCTGGTGAAGGAGCTCAGGGACAGGTTCATTCAGGGGAAAACGCCGCTCATGCTCTGTAAGGTCTCGGACGTTCACGGGATCTGTGGCCTTCTGAAGGACTTTCTGAGGAAACTGAAGGAACCTCTGATCACCTTCAGGCTGCACAGAACCTTCATGGAGGCTGCAG AGGTGACTAATGAAGAGAAGAGCATCGCCGTCATGTATCAGGCCCTCGCCAAGCTGCCGAAGGCCAACAGAGACACGCTGGCCTTCCTCATGCTTCATCTACACAA ggtgATGAGGAGTCCTCCGTGTCAGATGGATCAGAATAACTTGGCCCGAGTTTTTGGTCCAACCATGGTGGGACACGGGATGTCTGAGCCGTCTCCGACGACCATCATGAGAGACACCAACACTCAGCCCAAG GTGATTTGTCGCTTGTTGTCCCTCCCTGAAGCCTACTGGAGGCGTGTCCTGTCGGATCATAACTCGTCCTCGACCACGGCGGCGTACAGTCAGGATGGTGGACACG GCCGGTTGTTCAAACCGGTGACGTCTCCGGAGTTGAGCAGCTACTATAAAAACGCCACTTATGGATCTCTGAGAGGTCGGGTCAGGAACGCCTCCAATGTTCCCACCAGCAG TCGAGCAGATCCGGGGAGGAGGTTCTTCACGTCACCCAGCTGA
- the LOC132955182 gene encoding ankyrin repeat domain-containing protein 1-like, with protein sequence MELQRSISCDDDEMVADYESSVTQEKKDSARPISVKTDKSGRLLLETPADLQNLLLLRKTKKEQKAAVRKSAAPPAAPVVPYYVDEEDFFKACDQNQLLLIDRYLETGGDVNARDSFERTGLHRASSKGHTEVITKLIEAGVNVHLRDKLMSTCLHCVCRGGNVSALKLLLNHGADITAKDKLDSTPLHVSVRTGHQDCVEHLIHCGAEVNTQDKEGDSPLHDAVRLNRCKIVQLLLQNGADTHVTNQDGCRPLDSVLEWQNETRTLLVKQE encoded by the exons ATGGAGCTGCAGAG gtCGATCAGCTGTGACGACGACGAGATg GTGGCGGACTATGAGTCGTCTGTCACTCAGGAGAAAAAAGACTCTGCTCGTCCAATCAGCGTAAAG ACGGATAAATCCGGTCGTCTTCTACTCGAGACTCCTGCTGACCTtcaaaatcttcttcttctgaggaAAACTAAGAAAGAGCAGAAAGCAGCTGTGAGGAAATCTGCAGCTCCCCCTGCTGCCCCGGTGGTG CCGTATTATGTGGACGAGGAGGATTTCTTTAAAGCCTGCGATCAGAATCAGCTGCTGTTGATTGACAGGTACCTGGAGACAGGCGGAGACGTCAACGCCCGGGACTCG tttgaACGTACAGGCCTGCACAGAGCGTCCTCTAAAGGTCACACAGAGGTCATCACTAAGCTGATTGAAGCCGGAGTGAACGTTCACCTGAGAGACAAG CTCATGTCCACGTGTCTTCACTGCGTCTGTCGAGGAGGAAACGTGAGCGCGCTCAAACTGCTGCTGAACCACGGAGCGGACATCACGGCGAAGGACAAG ctggACAGcactcctcttcatgtctctgtGAGGACCGGACATCAAGACTGTGTCGAACATCTGATTCACTGTGGAGCCGAAGTCAACACACAGGACAAA gagggAGACTCTCCTCTTCATGACGCCGTTCGTCTCAACAGATGTAAAATCGTTCAGCTGTTGTTGCAGAACGGAGCCGACACACACGTCACCAACCAG gacggCTGTCGTCCTCTCGACAGCGTGTTGGAGTGGCAGAATGAAACACGGACTCTCCTCGTCAAACAGGAGTGA
- the LOC132955181 gene encoding alpha-N-acetylgalactosaminide alpha-2,6-sialyltransferase 2-like, with protein sequence MGTWRKLLIGLFTASSLILLYLCVHLEKRPSWSIHSREHLQVFALAESRNASKHDQNTESPESEPSAPVHGASDGRPSLHPGSNSQVSSRSVEGSDKTRTMFSTKAPVVKPQRPTKATRSTKEPAFIGDSYLSEDNQLQTLCSDGLQSRVKKSEFGERYLNNIPVLMLAKHATPEQYKRLKKYTPVHGWSGINYRMLVETLSLLNSSANLQMFDDWKDRSKKSECIRCAVVGNGGILNNSKKGEEIDSHHYVFRTNGAIIKGFQQDVGSRTTHYTFTTTTLSNSYKMYKGLGFKGPPLSKETRYVMLPSHERDYLMVKAAVTHTRVERGIDRGQDPTNMFGKDVSAKKLKMLHPDFMRYLRNRFLHSKYLTVRNARNYRPSTGAVMLLAALHTCDEVSAYGFMTPGYEKFSRYYYDKGRRPVGFTTNHDLKMELVLWQQLHQAGLMRLYTRE encoded by the exons ATGGGGACgtggaggaagctgctgatTGGCCTGTTCACCGCCAGCTCCTTGATCCTTCTCTACCTGTGTGTACACCTGGAGAAGCGTCCATCCTGGTCCATACACTCCCGGGAACACCTTCAAGTCTTCGCTCTGGCAGAAAGCAGAAATGCGAGCAAACATGATCAAAACACAGAGAGTCCAGAGAGCGAGCCGTCTGCCCCGGTCCATGGAGCCTCTGACGGACGTCCAAGTCTTCATCCAGGGAG CAACTCACAAGTCAGTTCCAGGTCGGTTGAAGGCTCGGACAAAACCAGAACTATGTTCAGCACCAAAGCTCCCGTAGTGAAGCCTCAGAGACCCACAAAGGCAACCAGGTCAACAAAAGAGCCAGCCTTCATTGGAGACAGCTACCTGAGTGAAGACAACCAGCTACAGACA CTCTGCTCAGACGGTCTCCAAAGTCGGGTCAAGAAATCTGAATTTGGGGAGCGGTATCTGAACAACATCCCGGTCCTGATGCTGGCTAAACACGCGACTCCGGAGCAGTATAAACGGCTAAAGAAGTACACGCCAGTCCACGGCTGGAGCGGGATCAATTACAGAA TGCTGGTGGAAACTCTTTCCCTCCTCAACTCTTCTGCTAACTTGCAGATGTTTGACGACTGGAAGGACCGCAGTAAGAAGTCCGAGTGTATCCGCTGTGCGGTGGTGGGGAACGGGGGGATCCTGAATAACTCAAAGAAAGGGGAGGAGATCGACAGTCACCACTATGTCTTCAG GACCAATGGGGCGATCATTAAGGGCTTTCAGCAGGACGTGGGGTCTCGGACCACCCACTACAcattcaccaccaccacactgAGTAACtcatataaaatgtacaaaggTCTTGGCTTTAAAGGACCCCCTTTGTCTAAG GAAACACGATATGTGATGCTGCCATCTCATGAACGTGATTACCTGATGGTGAAGGCCGCGGTGACACACACCCGAGTGGAGAGAGGGATAGACCGGGGACAAGA tccAACCAACATGTTTGGAAAGGACGTGTCAGCTAAGAAGTTGAAGATGCTTCATCCTGATTTCATGCGTTACCTCCGGAACAG ATTCCTCCATTCTAAATATCTGACCGTTAGAAATGCGAGAAATTACCGTCCGTCGACTGGAGCTGTGATGCTGCTGGCTGCACTGCACACCTGTGACGAG GTGAGTGCGTACGGCTTTATGACTCCGGGCTACGAGAAGTTCTCCAGGTACTACTACGACAAAGGCCGCCGCCCGGTAGGCTTCACCACCAACCACGACCTGAAGATGGAGCTGGTCCTCTGGCAGCAGCTGCATCAGGCGGGGCTCATGAGACTCTACACGCGCGAGTGA